Proteins from a single region of Apium graveolens cultivar Ventura chromosome 7, ASM990537v1, whole genome shotgun sequence:
- the LOC141671399 gene encoding putative pentatricopeptide repeat-containing protein At3g18840 yields MLKGSLIEGLVSHGRAIKTGLTSTVFICNQLIHLYSKHGLIQDSHKLFDEMPQRNVFSWNAIISACIKAQNFSQAQVLFRTAPVKDSVTYNTMFSGYVNFDGYEGQAFNLFLEMQLDRDENAVVDEFTLTAMLNLTAKLCTVSYGTQLHCRMLKTGNNFSGFATSALIDMYSKCECFQEARRVFDGCFGAVDLVTKNAMVAACCREGELGMARDLFWTQLDLVDTVSWNTLISGYTQNGHEKEAIELFRCMAEEGFRWNDHTVVGVLSACSGLKSLKLGKEIHAWVLKEKMNFNPFVSSGIVDVYCKCGNMKCAESVYSSTGLENAFSITSMIVGYSLRGNMVDARRLFDSLTERNSVVWTSMFSGYFKSQQCDMVFELFNEFKVKEATLLDPPILISMLGSCAVKAIVDPGKQIHAYLYRLGMEMDVKMLSAIIDMYSKCGNITYAQNIFQNISASDTVLYNVMISGYAHHGFEHQALRHFEEMKERRLIPDAGTFIAILSACRHCGIAELGELYFTSMTKDYDILPETDHYACLIDLYGRANKLEKAVALMREMPLEPDAVILGTFLNACKMNRNLELARETEEKLLKIEKGNGARYVQLANIYASEGKWDEMGRIRKKMRGNEVKKFAGCSWAHVGKKVHIFTSGDKLHSETEAIYGVLDSLNPKLVDRELH; encoded by the coding sequence ATGTTAAAAGGGTCCCTAATAGAGGGTCTTGTGTCCCATGGACGCGCCATCAAAACTGGCTTGACCTCAACAGTCTTCATTTGTAATCAGCTCATTCACTTGTACTCCAAGCATGGCCTCATTCAAGATTCCCATAAGTTGTTTGATGAAATGCCTCAACGAAATGTGTTTTCTTGGAATGCTATTATCTCTGCATGCATTAAAGCTCAAAACTTTTCCCAAGCTCAAGTTTTGTTCAGAACTGCCCCTGTTAAAGATTCAGTTACTTACAATACTATGTTTTCTGGTTATGTTAATTTTGATGGATACGAGGGGCAAGCGTTCAACTTGTTTCTTGAAATGCAGTTAGATAGAGATGAAAATGCTGTGGTTGATGAATTTACATTAACTGCAATGCTCAATCTTACTGCTAAATTATGTACTGTATCTTATGGTACGCAGTTGCATTGTCGCATGCTCAAGACTGGAAATAATTTTAGCGGTTTTGCTACGAGTGCGCTAATTGACATGTATTCCAAGTGTGAGTGTTTTCAGGAAGCACGTCGAGTGTTTGATGGATGTTTTGGTGCTGTTGATTTGGTGACGAAGAATGCAATGGTTGCTGCTTGTTGTAGGGAAGGTGAGTTGGGAATGGCTCGGGATCTTTTTTGGACTCAATTGGATTTGGTTGATACCGTTTCTTGGAACACTTTGATCTCGGGGTATACTCAGAATGGGCATGAAAAGGAGGCAATCGAGTTGTTTCGTTGCATGGCTGAGGAAGGATTTAGATGGAATGATCACACTGTTGTTGGTGTCTTAAGTGCTTGCTCTGGGTTAAAGAGTTTGAAGCTTGGGAAGGAAATTCATGCTTGGGTTCTGAAAGAAAAAATGAACTTCAATCCTTTCGTAAGTAGTGGGATTGTAGATGTTTATTGCAAGTGTGGTAACATGAAGTGTGCTGAATCAGTTTATTCATCAACCGGGTTGGAGAACGCATTTTCAATCACTTCAATGATAGTTGGATATTCTTTGCGAGGCAACATGGTAGATGCGAGAAGGCTGTTTGACTCGTTGACCGAAAGGAATTCTGTTGTTTGGACTTCTATGTTCTCTGGGTACTTTAAATCCCAGCAATGCGACATGGTTTTTGAGCTTTTTAACGAGTTCAAAGTGAAGGAAGCAACACTTCTGGATCCTCCTATTCTCATAAGTATGCTGGGCTCTTGTGCAGTAAAAGCAATTGTGGATCCTGGAAAGCAAATTCATGCTTATTTATATAGACTGGGGATGGAAATGGATGTGAAGATGTTGAGCGCAATAATCGATATGTACTCTAAATGTGGAAATATAACATATGCACAAAACATATTTCAAAATATTAGTGCTAGTGATACAGTCCTTTATAATGTGATGATATCTGGCTATGCTCACCATGGGTTCGAACACCAGGCTCTGAGGCATTTTGAGGAAATGAAGGAGAGGAGACTCATACCGGATGCAGGCACCTTCATTGCCATATTATCAGCATGTCGTCATTGTGGCATAGCTGAACTAGGTGAGTTGTACTTCACCTCCATGACCAAAGATTATGATATATTACCTGAAACTGATCATTATGCGTGCTTGATTGATTTGTATGGAAGAGCTAATAAACTGGAGAAAGCTGTGGCCTTAATGAGAGAGATGCCTCTAGAACCAGATGCTGTTATACTGGGGACCTTCCTAAATGCTTGCAAGATGAACAGGAATCTAGAACTTGCAAGAGAAACTGAGGAAAAGCTATTGAAAATCGAAAAAGGTAATGGAGCAAGATACGTGCAGTTGGCTAATATTTATGCCTCTGAGGGGAAATGGGACGAAATGGGAAGGATAAGGAAAAAGATGAGAGGCAACGAAGTGAAGAAGTTTGCTGGTTGCAGTTGGGCACATGTTGGGAAAAAAGTTCATATCTTCACGTCTGGTGATAAATTGCATTCAGAAACTGAGGCTATATATGGCGTTTTAGATAGTTTAAATCCAAAGCTTGTTGACAGGGAGCTTCATTGA